From the genome of Deltaproteobacteria bacterium, one region includes:
- the aroF gene encoding 3-deoxy-7-phosphoheptulonate synthase: MIIIMKRDSTQEDVDRIREKIERMGFKAHISVGKEKVIIGIIGETLAKNDLLAAFSSEKGVETVHLISKPYKLASKEGKENTIVEVDGAKFGDGSFTVIAGPCAVENEEQMIETARGVRKCGGKLLRGGAFKPRTSPYSFQGLGKKGLELLKMAKEETGLPIVTEVLNPKDLDIVLEYADVLQIGARNVQNFVLLKLVGQVDKPVLLKRGMACTITDLLMSAEYILAGGNSQVILCERGMRTFETATRFTLDISAIPVLKKETHLPVIVDPSHAAGKKAYVPALAKAAVAAGADGLIIEVHYKPEIALSDVAQQLPIEEFCGLMDELRVLAHAVGKKMD; the protein is encoded by the coding sequence ATGATCATAATAATGAAGAGAGACTCAACGCAAGAAGATGTAGACAGAATAAGGGAGAAGATCGAACGAATGGGATTCAAAGCCCATATAAGCGTAGGCAAGGAAAAGGTAATTATCGGTATTATAGGTGAAACACTTGCCAAGAATGACCTGCTGGCTGCATTTTCTTCTGAAAAAGGGGTAGAAACTGTTCATCTTATATCAAAACCGTATAAGCTGGCAAGTAAAGAAGGAAAAGAAAACACAATAGTGGAAGTGGATGGTGCGAAATTTGGGGATGGAAGCTTTACCGTAATTGCCGGTCCCTGTGCAGTGGAAAATGAAGAGCAAATGATAGAAACGGCAAGGGGAGTAAGGAAATGTGGAGGAAAACTTTTAAGAGGAGGTGCATTTAAACCCCGCACTTCACCTTATTCGTTCCAAGGTTTAGGTAAAAAAGGATTGGAATTGTTGAAGATGGCAAAAGAAGAAACAGGCTTACCAATAGTAACAGAGGTGCTCAATCCGAAGGATCTGGATATTGTTTTAGAGTATGCTGATGTTTTACAAATTGGAGCGAGAAATGTGCAAAATTTCGTGCTTTTGAAGCTTGTGGGGCAGGTGGACAAACCTGTACTACTTAAACGGGGGATGGCATGCACAATTACAGATCTTCTCATGAGTGCAGAATATATTCTTGCCGGTGGGAATTCACAGGTAATTCTATGTGAAAGAGGAATGAGAACATTTGAGACTGCTACCAGATTCACATTGGACATCAGCGCAATACCTGTCTTAAAAAAGGAGACGCATCTGCCGGTGATCGTAGATCCTTCACATGCAGCAGGAAAGAAAGCCTATGTGCCGGCATTAGCAAAAGCGGCTGTAGCGGCAGGAGCGGACGGACTCATTATTGAAGTTCATTATAAGCCGGAGATAGCTTTATCTGATGTGGCACAGCAGCTACCAATTGAAGAATTTTGCGGCTTGATGGATGAACTTAGAGTTCTTGCTCACGCTGTAGGAAAGAAAATGGATTAG
- a CDS encoding NAD(+)/NADH kinase, translating to MNIVMFTKIGVIAKPEVEDINKLLQKLKQYFYKKGKTVFLEEKVAEFIGEKGLKREEFINYIDLLIVLGGDGTMLSAVRTINESGRNIPILGVNLGRIGFLTEVPLNMLFQTLNNIENNQFGIESRMMIDAYIYRSGKEIKKFSVLNDVVINKTALARLISVRASAKDKDGSKKFLTTFHADGLIVSTPTGSTAYSLAAGGPIIYPLLDSFIITPICPHTLSNRSLVLPDYFSIYLELSEYNPDTILTLDGQFGFDLEEEDYILLKKSEKRIRFITHPQKNYFNVLRTKLGWEERKTRKIIK from the coding sequence ATGAATATAGTTATGTTTACAAAAATAGGTGTAATAGCCAAACCGGAAGTAGAAGATATCAATAAATTGTTACAGAAATTAAAACAATACTTCTACAAAAAAGGGAAGACAGTATTCTTAGAAGAAAAGGTAGCGGAATTTATCGGAGAAAAAGGACTAAAAAGAGAAGAATTTATAAACTATATTGATCTGCTTATTGTCTTAGGTGGTGATGGGACAATGCTCTCTGCTGTGAGAACGATAAATGAATCCGGCAGAAATATACCCATTCTCGGTGTAAACTTAGGAAGAATAGGCTTCCTTACAGAAGTGCCCTTAAACATGCTCTTTCAAACACTGAATAACATTGAAAACAATCAATTTGGTATTGAATCACGTATGATGATCGATGCGTATATTTATCGCAGCGGAAAAGAGATAAAGAAATTTAGCGTCTTAAATGATGTTGTGATAAACAAAACCGCCCTTGCTCGACTGATTAGTGTAAGGGCTTCCGCTAAAGACAAGGATGGCTCTAAAAAATTTTTAACCACATTTCATGCTGATGGTTTAATCGTATCTACTCCCACCGGTTCCACTGCCTATTCACTCGCCGCCGGTGGACCAATTATATATCCTTTATTAGATTCATTTATCATCACACCTATTTGTCCTCATACATTATCTAATAGGTCTCTCGTTTTGCCCGATTACTTTTCTATATACCTTGAACTGAGTGAATACAATCCTGATACAATACTTACACTGGATGGACAGTTTGGATTTGACTTAGAAGAAGAAGATTATATTCTACTCAAGAAATCGGAAAAGCGAATAAGGTTCATTACCCATCCTCAAAAAAACTACTTCAATGTTTTGCGAACGAAATTAGGATGGGAAGAAAGAAAAACTCGAAAGATAATTAAATAG
- the mrdA gene encoding penicillin-binding protein 2 translates to MLNDEFSNEPTRQVFYLRLIIIIAIFLVVVRLFYLQVVKYKYYKGLASGNVIRLVKLEPVRGKIITADGVIVAGNKPTFNVYFRYSKRVDKREIELLSSILGKDTRKLFTLIKPKRAKILIAQNVDQETILRLYTHQKELSSVSVDIKPRRYYPYPFSFAHITGYLAQVHTKEENRVYSTGEIVGKMAVEKKYDKYLRGKKGYREILVDASGKKIKVLSEDKPISGKDIVLTINWQLQNYIYQAMQEFKGTVVVLDPRDGKILAMVSKPSYDPNLFISPVNKSKLNDIFKSNRGVLENKAIRGLYPPGSVLKPFIAAAALDLGIINDKEEVNCPYSINVGIREYCDWKHGGFGEISVYKAIEGSSDVFFYLLGLQMGINNIDYYLYKFGFGRKCGLCDCEHKGIIPSPEWKLRKTGEKWYLGDTVSTVIGQGYTLVTPLQMAVAYAALANGGIIYRPYIVSLMGNKKIPTTIRWHIRKNKKVFDIVRKAMYLVVNGDSGTGKRARINGWDICGKTGTSQVISRLVAIDKFTNKKFMPHSWFASFAPMNNPQVVVVTLIEHGGAGGKAATLLTKKVYEKLIELGYLKKDNQSI, encoded by the coding sequence ATGTTGAATGATGAATTTAGCAACGAACCCACTCGACAGGTCTTTTACCTGCGATTGATAATCATAATTGCGATTTTCTTAGTTGTTGTTCGTCTTTTTTATCTCCAGGTAGTGAAGTACAAATACTATAAGGGTTTGGCAAGCGGAAATGTAATAAGGCTTGTAAAACTGGAACCGGTAAGAGGAAAAATAATTACTGCTGATGGAGTGATTGTAGCGGGGAATAAACCTACTTTCAATGTATATTTTAGATACAGCAAAAGAGTTGATAAAAGGGAAATAGAACTCTTATCTTCAATCTTAGGGAAAGATACAAGGAAACTTTTCACACTGATCAAACCTAAAAGAGCTAAGATTCTCATTGCACAAAATGTAGACCAGGAAACAATTTTAAGATTGTATACTCATCAGAAAGAGCTGTCTTCTGTTTCAGTTGACATCAAGCCTCGGAGATATTATCCTTATCCTTTCTCCTTTGCACATATAACAGGTTATTTAGCGCAAGTTCATACAAAAGAAGAAAACCGTGTTTATTCTACGGGGGAAATTGTAGGGAAGATGGCCGTGGAGAAGAAATATGACAAATATCTACGAGGGAAGAAAGGTTACAGAGAGATTCTGGTTGATGCATCGGGCAAAAAAATAAAAGTATTAAGTGAAGACAAGCCAATAAGCGGTAAGGATATAGTACTCACCATTAATTGGCAACTGCAAAACTATATTTACCAAGCAATGCAGGAATTCAAGGGAACGGTTGTAGTGCTTGACCCAAGAGATGGTAAAATATTGGCAATGGTTAGCAAACCTTCATATGATCCAAATTTATTCATTTCACCTGTGAATAAAAGTAAACTGAACGATATATTCAAAAGCAACAGAGGAGTTTTAGAAAATAAAGCTATAAGAGGATTATATCCTCCAGGTTCCGTGTTGAAGCCGTTTATTGCTGCAGCCGCTCTGGATTTAGGAATCATTAATGATAAAGAAGAGGTTAATTGTCCATATTCCATCAATGTAGGTATTCGTGAATATTGTGACTGGAAGCATGGTGGTTTTGGTGAGATAAGTGTATACAAGGCGATAGAAGGGTCATCTGATGTTTTCTTTTACCTCTTAGGACTGCAGATGGGCATAAATAACATCGATTATTACCTGTACAAGTTTGGTTTTGGGAGAAAATGCGGTTTATGTGACTGCGAACACAAGGGCATTATTCCTTCGCCAGAATGGAAGTTGAGAAAAACAGGTGAAAAATGGTATTTGGGAGATACTGTCTCTACAGTCATAGGGCAAGGATACACATTAGTAACACCGTTGCAGATGGCTGTTGCTTATGCAGCCTTAGCTAATGGAGGAATAATTTATAGACCTTACATCGTTTCTTTAATGGGTAATAAAAAGATACCCACTACTATAAGGTGGCATATTAGAAAAAATAAGAAAGTATTTGATATTGTCAGAAAAGCTATGTATTTGGTCGTGAATGGAGATAGTGGTACTGGTAAAAGAGCACGGATAAATGGTTGGGATATTTGCGGAAAAACAGGTACATCTCAGGTTATATCCAGACTTGTAGCAATAGATAAGTTTACGAATAAAAAATTTATGCCGCATTCATGGTTTGCTTCCTTTGCACCAATGAATAATCCGCAAGTAGTTGTAGTAACATTGATTGAACATGGTGGAGCGGGAGGCAAGGCTGCTACTCTGCTAACTAAGAAAGTTTATGAAAAATTGATAGAATTAGGTTACCTTAAAAAAGACAATCAATCTATTTAA
- a CDS encoding rod shape-determining protein, with the protein MRFSNDIAVDLGTANTLVCVKDKGIVINEPSVVAVKNDGKGGKKVLAVGKEAKKMVGRTPSMIEAVKPMKDGVIADFEITEKMLRYFIKKARNKGFLLKPRVVIAVPHGITQVEERAVRDSARSAGAREVYLIEEPMASAIGVGLPIQEAMGNMIIDIGGGTTEVAVISLGGIVCSQSIRSGGVKMDAAIVNYIKRKYNIFIGENAAEQVKIKWGSAYPTDMDDEEIEVKGIDLVSGIPTSVKITVAELREALHECLMEIVSAVKDVLEKTPPELASDIVDKGIVVIGGGALIKGIDKLFQQETLLPIVIGEDPLEAVVKGAGKVLENMDLLKEIALA; encoded by the coding sequence AGGTTTTCTAATGACATTGCTGTAGATTTAGGAACAGCGAACACATTGGTTTGTGTAAAGGATAAAGGAATTGTTATTAATGAACCATCCGTCGTCGCCGTGAAAAATGACGGTAAGGGAGGAAAAAAGGTTTTGGCAGTGGGTAAGGAAGCGAAGAAGATGGTAGGCAGGACACCATCTATGATAGAAGCTGTAAAACCAATGAAGGATGGTGTAATTGCAGATTTTGAAATTACAGAGAAAATGCTTCGCTATTTTATAAAGAAAGCGAGAAACAAGGGTTTTCTTCTAAAGCCGCGGGTAGTCATTGCCGTTCCTCATGGCATTACTCAAGTGGAAGAAAGAGCGGTAAGAGATTCAGCAAGAAGTGCAGGAGCAAGGGAAGTTTATCTAATAGAAGAACCAATGGCTTCCGCCATTGGTGTGGGTCTTCCCATACAGGAGGCAATGGGTAATATGATTATAGATATAGGCGGAGGAACAACAGAAGTAGCTGTGATCTCACTAGGTGGCATTGTATGCAGTCAGTCCATAAGGTCGGGCGGAGTCAAAATGGATGCGGCGATTGTAAATTATATTAAAAGGAAATACAATATTTTTATAGGCGAAAACGCTGCTGAACAAGTAAAAATAAAATGGGGTTCGGCATATCCCACAGACATGGATGATGAGGAAATTGAAGTAAAAGGGATAGATCTCGTTTCCGGTATTCCAACATCTGTGAAAATAACTGTTGCTGAATTGAGAGAAGCACTTCATGAATGCCTTATGGAAATTGTGTCTGCCGTAAAAGATGTTTTGGAAAAAACACCTCCTGAGTTGGCATCCGACATTGTAGATAAAGGGATTGTAGTAATAGGCGGAGGTGCTCTCATTAAAGGTATAGATAAGTTGTTTCAGCAAGAAACATTATTGCCTATTGTTATAGGGGAAGATCCATTGGAAGCGGTGGTTAAAGGGGCAGGTAAAGTTTTAGAGAATATGGATTTATTAAAGGAAATTGCGTTGGCTTAA